In Candidatus Baltobacteraceae bacterium, the genomic stretch CGCTCCAAATACGGCGCCAAGCGCGAGAAGAAGAAGTAACAAATGCCACGTAAAGGACCCGCACCCAAGCGGCAGATTCTGCCCGATCCGCGATTCAACTCGAAGATTCTCGCGCGCTTCATCAATAAGGTGATGCTCAGCGGGAAGAAGTCGACGGCCGAGCAGGTGACCTACGGTGCGCTCGATCTCATCGCCGAGCGGACCGGTCGCGACCCGTACGAGATCTTCCAGCAGGCGCTCTCGAACGCGATGCCGCTTGTCGAGGTGCGCCCTCGCCGCGTCGGCGGCGCAACCTACCAGGTGCCGATGGAAGTCCGTCCGGATCGCCGCCAGGCGATGGCCATGCGTTGGCTGATCGGCTTTGCGCGCGCGCGCGGGGGCCGTTCGTTCGAGGAGAAGCTGGCGGGCGAACTGCTCGACGCCTCCAACAACACCGGCGCAACCATCAAGAAGCGCGAAGACACTCACAAGATGGCCGAGGCCAACAAAGCCTTCGCCCACTACCGTTGGTAACTTTTCAGATCATTTAAGACAGTGGCAACCAAAGAATCCCCGCTCAAAGAAGCGGCAACCAGAGAGTATCAGCTCGAGCGGACTCGCAACATCGGGATCGCGGCGCACATCGACGCCGGCAAGACGACCTGCACCGAGCGCATCCTGTTCTATACCGGGCGGGTGCACAAGATCGGCGAGGTGCACGACGGCGCAGCGACGATGGACTGGATGGTCCAGGAGCAAGAGCGCGGCATCACGATCACCTCGGCCGCGACCGCCTGCACCTGGCGCGAGAACCGTATCAACATCATTGATACGCCTGGGCACGTGGACTTCACGGTCGAGGTCGAGCGCTCGCTGCGCGTCCTCGACGGCTTGGTCGCGCTCTTCGACTCGGTGGCGGCGGTTCAGCCGCAGTCCGAGACCGTCTGGCGCCAGGCGAACAAGTACAAAGTGCCGCGGATCATCTTCGTCAACAAGATGGATCGGATGGGCGCCGACTTCTTCAACGTGGTCGCGAAGATTCGCGAACGGTTGGGTGCGCGCGCTGTCCCGATCCAAGTGCCGATCGGGGCGGAAGATCAGTTCCTGGGCATCGTCGATCTTTTCACGATGCACAAGGTCGTCTACACCGACGACCTCGGCTCGACGATGGCCGACCAGCCGCTGACCGATGCCGATGGTGAGTTGAAGGCGACCGCGCAGAAGTGGCGTCAAGAGCTCGTCGAAGCGATCGCCGAGCAAGACGACGAGCTGCTCGCGATGTTCTTCGAGGGCAAAGAGCTGCCCGTGGATCGGATGAAGAGCGCGCTGCGCAAGGCGACGATCGTGGGTTCGGTGCTGCCGATGCTCTGCGGCTCGGCGTTCAAGAACAAGGGTGTCCAGCCACTGCTCGACGCCGTGGTCGATTATTTGCCTTCGCCGCTCGACGCGAAGCCGATCGTCGGCGTTGATCCGAAGAGCGGGAACGATGTGACGCGCAAGCCGGACGACAACGAGCCGTTCGCGGCGCTCGCGTTCAAGATCGCGACCGATCCGTACGGCAACCTGACGTATTTCCGCGTCTATTCGGGCACGCTCGAAAAAGGCTCCTACGTCTATAATTCGCGTTCGGGCAAGAAGGAACGCATCGGCCGCATTTTGCGGATGCATGCGAATCATCGCGAGGACATCGACGCGATCGGCGCGGGCGACATCGCGGCCGCGGTCGGCCTTTCCGACACGCGCACCGGCGATACGCTCTGTGACGAAAAGCACCCGATCATCCTCGAATCGATCACCTTCCCGGAACCGGTGATCTTCCAGGCGATCGAGCCGAAGTCGAAAGCCGATCAGGATCAGCTCGGCAAGGGTCTGGCGCGCCTCGCGCAAGAGGATCCGACGTTCCGCATGCGCACCGACGAAGAGACGCAGCAGACGATCATCGGCGGGATGGGCGAACTCCATCTCGAGATCATCGTCGATCGTCTGCGCCGCGAGTTCAAAGTGGAAGCAAACGTCGGTAAGCCGCAGGTCGCCTACAAAGAAGCCATCACCAAGACGGTTGAGAAGGAAGGCAAATTCGTCCGGCAGTCGGGTGGCAAGGGTCAGTACGGCGACGTGTGGCTGCGCGTCGAGCCGCTCGAACCCGGATCGGGCTTCCAATTCGAGTGGAAGATCGTGGGCGGCGCGGTTCCGAAAGAATACTCGAAGGCCGTGCAGCAGGGCATCCAGGAGGCTTCGCAGAGCGGTGTGCTCGCCGGCTTCCCGGTGCTCGACTTCAAGGCAACGGCGTTCGACGGTTCGTACCACGACGTGGACTCGTCGGAGATGGCTTTCAAGATCGCAGCTTCGATGGGCTTCAAGGAAGCCAATCGCGCGGCCGGCCCGATTTTGCTCGAGCCGATCATGAAAGTCGAAGTCACCACACCCAAGGACTACTTGGGCGCGATCAACGGCGACCTCAACCGCCGCCGCGGCATGATCCAGGCGACGGAAGAAGCTCCGGGCGGTGCGCAGATCATTACCGCGCACGTTCCGCTCTCGGAAATGTTCGGGTACGCGACCGACATGCGTTCAATGACGCAAGGCCGGGCGACGTACACGATGGAGTTCTCTCATTACGAGAAGGCTCCGAAGTCGGTCGAAGAGGAAATCATTGCCAAATCCGGCCGGAAGAAAGACCAATAAAAACAACTCATCGACGGAATAGAGAACGAGGAAAGACGAAATAATTATGGCTAAGGCGAAATTTGAGCGCAACAAGCCGCACGTGAACATCGGTAC encodes the following:
- the rpsG gene encoding 30S ribosomal protein S7 yields the protein MPRKGPAPKRQILPDPRFNSKILARFINKVMLSGKKSTAEQVTYGALDLIAERTGRDPYEIFQQALSNAMPLVEVRPRRVGGATYQVPMEVRPDRRQAMAMRWLIGFARARGGRSFEEKLAGELLDASNNTGATIKKREDTHKMAEANKAFAHYRW
- the fusA gene encoding elongation factor G; translated protein: MATKESPLKEAATREYQLERTRNIGIAAHIDAGKTTCTERILFYTGRVHKIGEVHDGAATMDWMVQEQERGITITSAATACTWRENRINIIDTPGHVDFTVEVERSLRVLDGLVALFDSVAAVQPQSETVWRQANKYKVPRIIFVNKMDRMGADFFNVVAKIRERLGARAVPIQVPIGAEDQFLGIVDLFTMHKVVYTDDLGSTMADQPLTDADGELKATAQKWRQELVEAIAEQDDELLAMFFEGKELPVDRMKSALRKATIVGSVLPMLCGSAFKNKGVQPLLDAVVDYLPSPLDAKPIVGVDPKSGNDVTRKPDDNEPFAALAFKIATDPYGNLTYFRVYSGTLEKGSYVYNSRSGKKERIGRILRMHANHREDIDAIGAGDIAAAVGLSDTRTGDTLCDEKHPIILESITFPEPVIFQAIEPKSKADQDQLGKGLARLAQEDPTFRMRTDEETQQTIIGGMGELHLEIIVDRLRREFKVEANVGKPQVAYKEAITKTVEKEGKFVRQSGGKGQYGDVWLRVEPLEPGSGFQFEWKIVGGAVPKEYSKAVQQGIQEASQSGVLAGFPVLDFKATAFDGSYHDVDSSEMAFKIAASMGFKEANRAAGPILLEPIMKVEVTTPKDYLGAINGDLNRRRGMIQATEEAPGGAQIITAHVPLSEMFGYATDMRSMTQGRATYTMEFSHYEKAPKSVEEEIIAKSGRKKDQ